In Drosophila simulans strain w501 chromosome 3R, Prin_Dsim_3.1, whole genome shotgun sequence, a single window of DNA contains:
- the LOC6729325 gene encoding phosphofurin acidic cluster sorting protein 2 isoform X3: MRKYRNKLQRSGIEDCALVGHHPGSIQHHHPGVVVDSDSEFEMKDKSSSRAKFSRTISLQQRNFKQKIVALLKRFKVSEELEGESGHRGTAALRGERDLDALFQELESLSCCEGDDSGPDMDSISVGSTPKPSLRPFFTNSRIMLHDSITGNGGDLSQLVGGGSGPGTGNAGNSERRSSDKSDQLTNSSYNLENNKNQKCIHLTNNNNSATTPDRGGNDSSGNEGNAGYTDGQNSDPQNSPPRDKDYLRLQQMQQQQLTPVSSVAASMGSGSVITPAQTEKRSRLFRTSSNTPANTGSGGNSVSAISASGGGKRKHTLSLSAEPRSVLETCLSPTNVEPRKLLLDQLSRVFAGEDSAIPEVVTIISPPEALGGSALLAKLVTLFANSFKPAFVPQNTAEVKAVLQALMAKIQKYCNSNAKPPHTVKVLLIGGDWLQGATLRHYVELMGVRPPDWLNHLRFYLVPVGGSCGSVARHLSQMDQAYAVMFGSDNWTQLCERAAATAAAVSAVTTVNATALTTNLADAAGVAKSDIAELVQRIQRYLLAAGPCTQIPIAEAMVNYKDEDSCQIFVPFVSDVRIGYLDAQASLDLEEIAAGSNAVGSGLGSGSASSSAIPIGSQSSPNVHGVVSGSPPQQQSLGRISPPLQTPPSSASSHRERNTSESLSTPSSVQQQTFSGALAAAEAVELQVDYWPLVRPGEGHAKESKGGLSKGSDAGGKNSIKSTFRNLQVWRLPQHAQQLGDMFNGLTVSFATKEKKQKQIMRLGKKKDKERDLEKEQCVEGVARLICSPKQSHPVPLRVYIDGTEWTGVKFFQVSSQWQTHVKNFPIALIGCTPMSCAELS, from the exons ACGATCTCGCTGCAGCAGCGAAACTTCAAGCAGAAGATCGTGGCACTTTTGAAGCGGTTCAAGGTGagcgaggagctggagggCGAGTCCGGTCATCGGGGCACGGCGGCGCTGCGCGGAGAACGCGACCTGGATGCACTCTTCCAGGAGCTGGAGTCGCTGTCCTGCTGCGAGGGCGACGACTCCGGACCGGACATGGACAGCATATCGGTGGGCTCCACGCCGAAGCCATCGCTGCGTCCCTTCTTCACCAACTCGCGGATTATGCTGCACGACAGCATCACCGGAAATGGCGGAGATCTGAGCCAATTGGTGGGCGGTGGCTCTGGACCCGGAACCGGAAACGCTG GCAACTCTGAGCGCCGATCATCGGATAAGAGCGACCAATTGACCAATTCATCTTACAATcttgaaaataacaaaaaccaaaaatgcattcatttaacaaacaataacaattcgGCAACAACACCAG ATCGCGGGGGTAATGACAGCTCCGGCAATGAGGGCAACGCTGGCTATACGGATGGCCAGAATTCCGATCCGCAAAACAGTCCGCCCAGGGACAAGGACTACCTGCGCctgcagcagatgcagcagcagcagttgacCCCAGTGAGCTCAGTGGCCGCCAGCATGGGTAGCGGGAGCGTAATAACGCCCGCTCAGACGGAGAAGCGTTCACGATTGTTCCGAACTTCCAGCAATACTCCGGCAAACACAGGAAGTGGTGGCAACAGTGTCAGTGCCATTAGCGCATCGGGAGGCGGCAAGAGGAAGCACACCCTGAGCCTGAGTGCCGAGCCAAGATCCGTGCTGGAGACTTGCCTGTCGCCCACCAACGTGGAGCCACGCAAGCTGCTGCTCGACCAACTGAGTCGCGTGTTCGCCGGCGAGGACAGCGCCATTCCGGAGGTGGTGACCATCATTAGCCCGCCGGAGGCGTTAGGCGGCAGTGCGCTGCTGGCCAAACTGGTCACGCTCTTTGCCAACTCCTTCAAGCCGGCCTTCGTGCCGCAGAACACTGCCGAGGTCAAGGCGGTGCTGCAGGCGCTCATGGCCAAGATCCAGAAGTA TTGTAACTCCAACGCCAAGCCACCGCACACGGTGAAGGTGCTGCTGATTGGAGGAGATTGGCTGCAGGGAGCCACTCTGCGACACTACGTCGAACTGATGGGAGTGCGCCCTCCAGATTGGCTGAATCACCTGCGCTTCTACCTGGTGCCCGTCGGCGGCAGCTGCGGCAGCGTGGCCCGCCATCTCAGCCAGATGGATCAGGCGTACGCGGTGATGTTCGGTTCGGACAACTGGACGCAGCTGTGCGAACGGGCGGCAGCCACAGCGGCAGCGGTCAGTGCGGTGACCACAGTGAATGCCACCGCGCTGACAACCAACCTCGCGGATGCGGCCGGTGTTGCCAAGTCGGACATCGCAGAATTGGTGCAGCGTATTCAGCGATACCTGCTGGCGGCAGGACCCTGCACGCAGATACCCATTGCCGAAGCTATGGTTAACTACAAGGACGAGGACTCCTGCCAAATATTTGTGCCGTTTGTTAGT GATGTTCGCATTGGGTATCTGGACGCCCAGGCCTCGCTGGATCTTGAAGAAATTGCAGCTGGCTCCAATGCGGTCGGCAGTGGACTGGGTTCTGGATCCGCTTCAAGCTCAGCCATCCCCATAGGCAGCCAGAGCTCGCCGAATGTGCATGGCGTTGTGTCTGGCTCGCCGCCCCAGCAGCAGAGCTTGGGACGCATCTCACCGCCTCTGCAAACGCCACCGTCATCCGCATCTTCTCATCGGGAGAGAAATACCAGTGAATCGCTTAGTACGCCATCGTCGGTGCAGCAGCAGACTTTCAGTGGAGCTCTTGCGGCGGCCGAAGCAGTGGAACTGCAAGTTGACTATTGGCCCCTGGTGAGGCCGGGCGAAGGTCACGCCAAGGAGTCTAAGGGTGGCTTGTCCAAGGGTAGCGACGCTGGCGGCAAGAATAGCATTAAGAGTACGTTTAGGAACCTGCAGGTGTGGCGTCTGCCACAGCATGCACAGCAATTGGGTGATATGTTCAATGGACTGACTGTTAGTTTCGCCACCAAGgaaaagaagcagaagcaaa TTATGCGCTTGGGCAAAAAGAAGGATAAGGAGCGTGATCTCGAGAAGGAGCAATGTGTGGAGGGCGTGGCCCGTTTGATTTGCTCACCGAAACAATCGCATCCAGTGCCACTGCGAG TGTACATTGATGGCACCGAGTGGACGGGAGTCAAGTTCTTCCAAGTATCGTCGCAATGGCAAACGCACGTCAAGAACTTTCCGATTGCGCTCATCGGCTGCACTCCCATGTCCTGTGCTGAATTATCCTAG